The window CCTGCGCTAAAAGAGCAAAAATACTCTCGCGCGGTCGAGTATAAGATCGACGAGCAAAAGGGCACCGTCGAGCAGACGTGGGAGTTTGGCAAGGAGCGCGGATTTGATTTCTACAGCGCGGTTACTAGCGTCGTGGAGTGGCAAAAGGATAAAAGCACGTACTTCATCTCAAGCTCGAACGTCTATCTGCTAAAGCCCGATAAGACGATCAAAATGGTGCTAGTGGAGATCGACCCTAAAACAAACGACGTTAAATTTGAAATGGACGTGGAGTCTGCGTCTAGAGACGACGTAGCCTACCGTGCGATGGTGATCGATCCGAATATCTTTGATTATTAAAATTTCGCGGCGAGATTAAATTTGCTGGGATTGCCGCAGTAAATTTAGAATTTACTGCGGCGGGTTAAATTCGGTTTGGAATTTAACCCGCTTGCTTAAATTTTACCCACCGCGTCGTCGAAATTCGGCTTATCAAATTTGCCGAATTTTATCTTTTAAGACTTAAATTCTACTCGCTTATAAAATATTTCTGAGCGTATGCAGCGTCGTTGTAAAGCCCTTCGCCGTATCTGTCTTTACCGTAATTTTTAATTATCTCTTGCCCTGCGCTTGAAGCTACGAAATCTATAAAATCTTTCGATTTCTTGCTTTCGGCAGTATCGCTATCGTTTTGTCTTAGGGCGCAATACGTATTTATTAGATATTTATCGCCACGAAATAGAATTTCGCTGGATTTTATATCTTTTTTCGCCACGACCCAAGTACTGCTATCGCTCATAAAATATGCTCCGTTTTTATCAGCTTTTAAAAGAGTCGCTAACATAAAATCTTTATTTGCCTCATACCACTGGCCTTGCGGAACGATATTTGCCATTTTCCAGATACTAAGCTCTTTTTTATGAGTTCCGGAGTTGTCCGCTCTGGTGTAAAAAAGGCTTTGGGATTTGGCTATATCGGTATAGGCCTCTGTTACGTTTTGGGCGGTTTTTATCTTTGCGGGATCGTTTTTAGGCCCTACGATAAAAAACTCGTTTGATCCGATCAACGTCCTTTGCGTAGCCCAGCCCTCTTTTACGGCGCTTATTTCCGCCTTTGGAGCGTGAACCATAGCGATATCTATCTTTTTATTTTTCAAAAGTTCGAGAGTCTGACCGCTTCCTGCTTTTATCCAGCAAATTTTGGTGTCGTTTGCCTTGCTAAATTCATTAGATAAAACTTCGAGTAGCCCAAGCTCTCCCGGGCTTCCCGTAGCAAGCTTTAGCTCCGTTTTTCCATCTCCATACACTGCGGTGCACTCACTCGCCATCAAACTGGCGCATAGCAAAATCGCGATACAAATAGACTTTTTCATAGCTACTCCTTGTTTTGAAATGTAAAATTTCAGGCATTATACAACCAAGGAACTTAAACTCGAAATGGTTAAAGAATTAAAAAAGAAGCTCGTTGCTTAGATTTTATTTCAAATTTACCCTTTATTTTATACAATCTTTAAAATTTACCGCAAAGGAATTTTATGAAAATCGCTAAATTTTTAAGAATTTTAGCTGCCGTTTGCTTACTTGGCTCGGGCGCAAACGCGCTAGAGGAGGGCGTTAATTATCAAGTGTTGCAAAAGCCGCTAAACGTGCCGAAAAACAGCGTCGTTAAAATTTTTAACTACGAGTGTCCGCACTGCTATGTGTTTGATAGGACGGTCACGCCGCAGCTAATGAAAAAGCTTGATGGGACGGAGTTTTTGCCGTGGCATCTAAAGACCAAAGGCGTGTTCGGACAGACCGCAAGCGGCGTATTCGCAGCCCTCATCGTGCTTGATGAAAAGGACGATGTGAGCCTACTAAGCGATGAGTCAAAATTTAAAAAGGCGAAATTCGCGATTTACAAAGCGATCCACGACAAAAAGGACGATTTTGGTGGCGGCAGTGATAAACAAAGGTTCATCAAAACCGCGCTGGATGCCGCGGGCGTGAGCATGAGCGAATACGAAGCTGCGCTTGCTAGCAAAAAGGCGCAGGCTCTGCTCGCGCAGTGGGACGCGGGCTACGAAGTCGCGGTGATTTCAGGCGTGCCGGCATTTGTCGTCAGCGGCAAGTATCTCTTAAACACGGCTTCGTTCGGCTCCGTCGATGAAATGGCCGCCGCGGTAAAGGAGCTGCTGGCGAAATAGGTCTTGTCGCATTAAATTTAGCCGCGCCAAAGCAAATTTTGTTTTATGCACCGCGTTAAATTTGGCCGCGGGGCTTCCAGTAAATTTTATCGCTAAGCCGCGCGGCACGATAACGACTAAATTTTACGTTTTCAAGGCACGGGTTTCGGCGAGTAAAATTTGAGCTAAAATTTAAAAATTTGACTTTAAATTTAAATGTAAAATTTCAAGGTGAAGTATTTTACGTCAGACGAGGCAGCGGCAAACGAGGCGAGGGAGCGGACTCGCTCGTCCGTGACCGAACCCGAGCGAGCCGCTAACGAAGTATGACGGAAAAAGACGAGCCGCAAAATAAAATTTAATGCCAAATTTGAACGTAGAAATTTCAAGGTGAAGTATTTTTGTCATAGACGAGGCGGATAAGCAAGGGCAAAGGAGCGTATATATAATACGTGACTGCAGCCCGCAGCGAAATCCAACGAAGTATAGGGCAAAAAGACAAGCCGCTAAATTTAGATTACTCGCCGCTTAGCAGTATATATCCACTTTCACTGATATTTTTAAATTTAACCCCCAGCTCTCGCTTTAGCCTCAGCACGACGTTTTGTATCGCGCCCTTACTCGTTTGCTCGCCCTCATAGACGAACTCCTCGATCATCTCGTAGCTCACGAGCTTGTTTAGATTATACGCAAAGAGCCAAAAGAGCTTGTTTTGCAAAAAGGATAGATAGATTTCCTCGCCGTTTTTGTAGATCTTTTCTTTGGTGAGATTTATGCTCGTTTGCGGGCTCAGGCGCACGAGCTTTTCGTCCTTTTCGTAGGTTAGAGCCACTAGCAGGCGGCAAAGCGCGGCGATATCGACGGGCTTTTTTAGAAACGACGCCGCGCCGTGCTCGATGCTTTTGATGAGATTGTCGTCGGTGTCGTAGGAGGTAAAGACGATAAATTTTTGCGCGGGCTTTATGCGCATCATCTCCTTCATCATCTCAAAGCCGTTCATCGCGGGCATGTGGATGTCGGTGATGACGATGGCGGGGGCTAGCTTTTTAAAGCGCTCCAGCCCCTCTAGCCCGTCGCCCGCACCCCAGACGCTCAGGCAATACGGCTTTAGTCCGCCTATTAGCAGCTCCCTTGCGATCTCGTCGTCCTCGACGATGAGGACGGTCAGGTCTTTGAGTAGCTTTAAATGCTCTTGCATCTCACTCCTTTAAATTTATCTCAAAGCTCAGCTCAAACGTCGTCGGATCGCCCGCGCTTAGTAGCTTGACGTCGCCTGAAAGCTTCTCGTTTGCGAGCTTTTTACCGAAATACAGCCCGATACCGCTTCCTTGCTTTTTGGTAGTTTTTGGCTGGGTTAAAATTTTATCCCGAAGCTCCTTACTCACGCCGCTGCCGTAGTCCGTGACGGATATTTTGCACGTGCCGTTTTCAAATTTGACGTCGATAAAAATTTGCCGCTTGGCGATCTCATCTTTGTATCGTTCCACGACCGCGTCCTTGGCGTTGTGTATGAGGATGAGCAAAATTTGCTGCACGATGCCCATCCGCTGCGTGGCCTCTTCGTCTTGAAACTCGCGCAGGCTTACCGCGACGTTTGCCTTGCTAAGCTCGGTGTGCATTAGCTTTAGTAGGTCTTTGATGCAGCGCTGCACGCTAAATTTTTGCGGACTGTCGCTAGTTTTATAAAAATTTCTAAAAATCTCGATCGTGTCGCTTAAAAGCACGGTCGCGGCTTGGCCTTTTTGCAGCATACTCTCTAGCGTGGCGGCGTCTAGCTTGCCGTCTTTTTGCAGCATGAGTAGGCTTGAGATCATCAAATTTAGCGAATTAACCGGCTGGATAAACTGATGATTTATACCGCTGATTAGCTCGCCCGCCTCGCTCATACGGGCTTTGTGCTTGAGCAGGGCTTCGTAGTCGTCTTGTAGGTTTTTGATTTTTGAGTACATAAAGTTATGTAAGAAATTTGCCACTAACGCCAGCGCTGCGAACGCAAAAAGCAGGATGAGGGCGTTTTTTAGCACGGAGTTAAGCAGCGCGGCGAGCTCCTTTTCGTTATCGGTGCCGGCTCCTATAAACCAGTTTAGCGTGGGGATCTCGGCGACGGAGATGAAATTTGAGCCGATATTTAGGCTCGTGATGTCCTCATCGCGCAAAAAAAGCTCTTTAAATTTATCCTCGATCTGCTTTTTTAGCGCCGCGTCCTTCATCGGCGTTAAAATTTCGCCGCCGTGGGTGACGATAAAGGCGTAGGAATCGGGTGCTAGCTTAAATTTTTCCATATTTTTTAGTATGTTTTGCAACTTCACCACGCCGCAAAACACTCCCGCAAACGAGCCGCCGTCCAGCACGGGCACGCATAAATTTAGCGTCGGCTCGCCTAAAATTTTATGGCGCTGCATAAAATTTACCGTGGGTGCGAGCGTGCTTTTGGTCTCCTCAAACCAAACAAGCCCCGTACGCAGGCTCTTTGACATAGTTCCATAGCCCCCTAGCTCCTTACTGTCTACGAAAATTTCTCCGTCCTCGCGCAAAAACTGCAAGGCGTCAAATTCTGCTGAGTTTTCTTTAAAAAGCCGTATGAAGTCGCCCAGTTTTTCGCCGTCTTGCGAGATGCCCGCGTTTTGTATAAATTTAGCCGCACGCACCAGCGAGTGCAGCCGCTCATCCAGCCAAAACGAGAAATTCCCGACCATATTTTCGCTAGCGGCGATCTTGTTTTTATCCGCGAGCGTCGTGATCTGCGCCTTGGCGTCCTCGTAGTTTTTCACGCCCAAAAGCACCACGAAAAGGCTTGCGAAAATGATGATGAAGTAAATTTTAAAATTATGTTCGCGTAAGGCTTTCATACGGCGAGTATAGCAAAATCGGTCTAAATTTAGACCGATTTAAGCTTTTTTCAGAGTTAAAATTTTGCAAACGAACATCGCGGCAAGCACGACGAAGCAGACGCCAAAGCCGATTAGCGTGCAGTCAGCCATCGACATAAATTTGCTTGACGGGATCAGGTACCAGCCGTCCTCGTAAAGATCGACGAGATACTTCTGAAAGCCGCTTAGCGTGACGCCCTCGGGCACTAGCGGATTATCGTAGCCGCAGTCGCCGGTAGGCAAGAACCAATCCGGCGCCCACCGCTCAAGCGGCAGGCCGAACGGATAGTGTGGCTCGGTCGAGCAGCCTTGTACGCCGAACGGATCGTCTCCGTGCACGGCGTCGTGGATCTTGGCGAGCTTGACGCTATACATTATGCCCTGGATCGCGCCCCAAAAGGCTAGCAGGTAGCCCGCGAGCGCGAGGAGCAAATTTTTAGGATTTACGATCGCGACTAGCCCTCCTAGCGCCATGCACAAAAATGCAAAGCGGATATAGACGCACTGCTCGCAAGGCGGCATATAGACGTAGTTTTGAAACAGCGAGTGCGCGAGGATAACAAGCCCTATGCTCACTACTATGAGGATCGCCCACGGCATGCGGCTATCGCCGAATTTCGCTATTTTTTCCGCAAATTTCATGCCCGCGCCCTATTTTTTAAGCAGCTCTTCTACTAGCTGCGCCATGCCGTCGATAGAGCTGATGGACTTCGTCATGATGAGGTATTTGCCGTTTACGACGAACGCCGGCACACCCTGGATCTTGGCTACGTCGTAGCTCTCGTCCCATTTTTTAAGCAGTTCGGCGACCTTTGGGTCCTCTAGTTTTTTTTGATAGTCCGCCTCGCTAATGCCGGCCGCGTCAAGCCCCGTCTTTAAAAACGCAGCCTCGTCCTTGCCGTCGCTCCAGCGCTGCTTTTGATCGTGATAGGCCTTGTAGTAGGCAAATTTAGCCTTTTTAAACAGCGAGTTTTCATCTAGCAGGCTTACGCCTTTTTCCTCGTCCATCACGGCTAAGACGGCAAAAATTTTACTCGCTGCCTCGCCGTATTCGCCCTTGGTTTTTAGATGAAACGGTACATATTTTAGCCCCGCAACCTTTTCTACGACCTTTGGGGTGACGGTTTTGTCGTATTTGTAGCAAAACGGGCATGCGTAGCTAAAGACCTTAACCAGCGTGTTTTGCTCTACGGATAGCGGTTTTTCGAGCTTTACGTAGTCCTCACCCTCGGTAAATGCTGACGCGCTAAGGGCGCCAAACATCGCTACGGCTAAAAAGCCTTTGCTAAATTTAGAAAGTAGGTTCATGGAATGCTCCTTAAAATGATTTTGTTTGCGTTAATTTTATATTCTCTCGCCGCCGCAAAACTCACGCTAAGATAAATTTTAGATTAAATTTATAAAATTTCGACTAAATTTTGGCACAAAAGTCAAAATTTGAAATTATTTTTTATAATTAAGCAAGTTTTAATAAACGCGTGATTTCTACGTTAGCGAGGTTGATTAAAATTACGGTATCAAATCAATTCAAAGGAGAATAAGATGAAGCGAACTCTTTCCTCATTTGCGCTAGCTGTGGCGCTTTTAGGCGGTCTAAGCACGGCCGCGCTGGCTATCGGCGGACCTAGCGGCGCACACATCGACTACGGCATCCCGGGCAAGATCGGCGAAGTAGTCGTAAACCCATACGACATCGCGCCTTTAACGGCGGTGATCAAAAACGGCGGCTACACGCTAGCAAACGCCAAAGTTACTATCGTACCAAAGCCGGGCGGTCAGGTTATCAGCTATAAAGTCGCCGACAAGCACCTTCGCACGCACGGCGGAATCCCTGTTTTCGGACTTTACCCTGACTATCAAAACACCGTCGAGGTCGAGTACGATAAAATTTACAAGGGACAAACCGAGCACGTAAAAGAAACCTATAAAATTTACGCTCCTGCGATTTATCTAGAGAGCTCGGGCATGCCGTCTCAAAAGGGCGCGCTGTTTGATAAAATCGAAGTCGTGAAGGCTCCGAGCGCCAAATTTGCCAACCGCCTTTACTACGTAAATAACTTCGTAAATAAAACCGGCAAGGGCACCAAAGTCGTGTGGAACAACCCTGCAGGCGGCGCGATCGAGTGGAACTACAGCCCGAATAACTTCATCCTAGACACCAAAGGCGAAGTGCGCTGGTATCTGGAGCCGAGTAAAATTTACGATCTCAAGCAGCCCTTTAGCGCGGGCGTCATGATGGGCTTTAAACAAAACGACGACGGCGCGATGACGTGGGGCTATGGGCAGCGATACGCCAAATACGACATAATGGGCCGCGAAATTTTTAACCGCGAGCTACCTGCGGGATACAACGACTTCTCGCACTCCATGGACGTTGCGCAAAATGGCCACTACTTCCTCCGCGCGGCAAACGCCAACTATAAACGCGCCGACGGCAAAAACGTCCGCACCGTGCGCGACGTCATCGTCGAGGTTGATCGCGACGGCAACGTCGTAGATGATTTTAGATTATATGAAATTTTAGATCCTTACCGCGACATCGTGCTAAAAACGCTCGATCAGGGCGCGGTGTGCCTAAATATCGACGCCAGCAAGGCTGGCCACACCGCGAGCACGGACGAGCTAGCCGCGATGGATACGAACGAAAAATGGGGCGACATCGTGGGCTCGGGCCCCGGACGCAATTGGGCGCACGTAAATAGCGTGGACTACGACCCGTCTGATGATAGTATCATCATCTCCAGCCGCCACCAAGACGCCGTCATCAAGATCGGCCGCGACAAAAAAGTCAAGTGGATAATGGGCGCGCACAAAGGCTGGAAGGATCAGTTTAAGGGCTACTTGCTTCAGCCGGTGGATAAAGACGGCAAAAAGATCGTCTGCGAGGACGAATACTCAAAATGCCCGGGCTACGAGAGCGAAACGGGCGGGTTTGACTGGCAGTGGACACAGCATACGGCGTTTCGCATCGACAGCAAGTCCAAAAAAG is drawn from Campylobacter sp. and contains these coding sequences:
- a CDS encoding substrate-binding domain-containing protein, with product MKKSICIAILLCASLMASECTAVYGDGKTELKLATGSPGELGLLEVLSNEFSKANDTKICWIKAGSGQTLELLKNKKIDIAMVHAPKAEISAVKEGWATQRTLIGSNEFFIVGPKNDPAKIKTAQNVTEAYTDIAKSQSLFYTRADNSGTHKKELSIWKMANIVPQGQWYEANKDFMLATLLKADKNGAYFMSDSSTWVVAKKDIKSSEILFRGDKYLINTYCALRQNDSDTAESKKSKDFIDFVASSAGQEIIKNYGKDRYGEGLYNDAAYAQKYFISE
- a CDS encoding thiol:disulfide interchange protein DsbA/DsbL; amino-acid sequence: MKIAKFLRILAAVCLLGSGANALEEGVNYQVLQKPLNVPKNSVVKIFNYECPHCYVFDRTVTPQLMKKLDGTEFLPWHLKTKGVFGQTASGVFAALIVLDEKDDVSLLSDESKFKKAKFAIYKAIHDKKDDFGGGSDKQRFIKTALDAAGVSMSEYEAALASKKAQALLAQWDAGYEVAVISGVPAFVVSGKYLLNTASFGSVDEMAAAVKELLAK
- a CDS encoding response regulator; protein product: MQEHLKLLKDLTVLIVEDDEIARELLIGGLKPYCLSVWGAGDGLEGLERFKKLAPAIVITDIHMPAMNGFEMMKEMMRIKPAQKFIVFTSYDTDDNLIKSIEHGAASFLKKPVDIAALCRLLVALTYEKDEKLVRLSPQTSINLTKEKIYKNGEEIYLSFLQNKLFWLFAYNLNKLVSYEMIEEFVYEGEQTSKGAIQNVVLRLKRELGVKFKNISESGYILLSGE
- a CDS encoding sensor histidine kinase; its protein translation is MKALREHNFKIYFIIIFASLFVVLLGVKNYEDAKAQITTLADKNKIAASENMVGNFSFWLDERLHSLVRAAKFIQNAGISQDGEKLGDFIRLFKENSAEFDALQFLREDGEIFVDSKELGGYGTMSKSLRTGLVWFEETKSTLAPTVNFMQRHKILGEPTLNLCVPVLDGGSFAGVFCGVVKLQNILKNMEKFKLAPDSYAFIVTHGGEILTPMKDAALKKQIEDKFKELFLRDEDITSLNIGSNFISVAEIPTLNWFIGAGTDNEKELAALLNSVLKNALILLFAFAALALVANFLHNFMYSKIKNLQDDYEALLKHKARMSEAGELISGINHQFIQPVNSLNLMISSLLMLQKDGKLDAATLESMLQKGQAATVLLSDTIEIFRNFYKTSDSPQKFSVQRCIKDLLKLMHTELSKANVAVSLREFQDEEATQRMGIVQQILLILIHNAKDAVVERYKDEIAKRQIFIDVKFENGTCKISVTDYGSGVSKELRDKILTQPKTTKKQGSGIGLYFGKKLANEKLSGDVKLLSAGDPTTFELSFEINLKE
- the dsbI gene encoding protein-disulfide oxidoreductase DsbI, with product MKFAEKIAKFGDSRMPWAILIVVSIGLVILAHSLFQNYVYMPPCEQCVYIRFAFLCMALGGLVAIVNPKNLLLALAGYLLAFWGAIQGIMYSVKLAKIHDAVHGDDPFGVQGCSTEPHYPFGLPLERWAPDWFLPTGDCGYDNPLVPEGVTLSGFQKYLVDLYEDGWYLIPSSKFMSMADCTLIGFGVCFVVLAAMFVCKILTLKKA
- a CDS encoding thiol:disulfide interchange protein DsbA/DsbL — its product is MNLLSKFSKGFLAVAMFGALSASAFTEGEDYVKLEKPLSVEQNTLVKVFSYACPFCYKYDKTVTPKVVEKVAGLKYVPFHLKTKGEYGEAASKIFAVLAVMDEEKGVSLLDENSLFKKAKFAYYKAYHDQKQRWSDGKDEAAFLKTGLDAAGISEADYQKKLEDPKVAELLKKWDESYDVAKIQGVPAFVVNGKYLIMTKSISSIDGMAQLVEELLKK
- a CDS encoding aryl-sulfate sulfotransferase, which gives rise to MKRTLSSFALAVALLGGLSTAALAIGGPSGAHIDYGIPGKIGEVVVNPYDIAPLTAVIKNGGYTLANAKVTIVPKPGGQVISYKVADKHLRTHGGIPVFGLYPDYQNTVEVEYDKIYKGQTEHVKETYKIYAPAIYLESSGMPSQKGALFDKIEVVKAPSAKFANRLYYVNNFVNKTGKGTKVVWNNPAGGAIEWNYSPNNFILDTKGEVRWYLEPSKIYDLKQPFSAGVMMGFKQNDDGAMTWGYGQRYAKYDIMGREIFNRELPAGYNDFSHSMDVAQNGHYFLRAANANYKRADGKNVRTVRDVIVEVDRDGNVVDDFRLYEILDPYRDIVLKTLDQGAVCLNIDASKAGHTASTDELAAMDTNEKWGDIVGSGPGRNWAHVNSVDYDPSDDSIIISSRHQDAVIKIGRDKKVKWIMGAHKGWKDQFKGYLLQPVDKDGKKIVCEDEYSKCPGYESETGGFDWQWTQHTAFRIDSKSKKGVVYLTVFDNGDTRGMEQPAMAGMKYSRAVVYKIDEKAKTVEQVWEYGKQRGSEWYSSVTSLAQYQDDLDSVMVYSAVAGMQFDIAKGRPVGMPSPHIDEFEWGAKEPSIEIKMTNAMGYQAFPFSLEKAFEK